GCAGTACTCCCATCTGAGCCTTTGTCCTCCAGCTTCCATCACGCGCGATTAGCAAACAGTTTCTCTAGGATCAAATATATATATCCTCGATTATGAAAGACCGTACTCAAGTGGGGATTTCAAGtacataatgaaaaaataagaaaataagaaactGGTCTTTTAAAGAACCGTCAGTATAAGTCCATGCATCCCAAGGCTTTctagtgtgtgtgaaaaaaacaacacagccCTACTCGCGTCATCATCAGGGCAGGACTCAATATTCTGAACAAATCCTGGAGCAACACCGACACCAAGTGGtttaaaatacttgaaaatattttgaaataaaccaCTGTCGTTTAAAATactagaaaatattttgaaataaaccaCTGTCAGTGataaaaacactggaaaaaatgtcaatttaaaatttaaaatgttttcataaaatgcaaaaaaaaaaaaaaaaagtaatttaagcaTATTTCTATCacagaaattatgcattttacaaTCAATCATATTCTGAAGTTTTGCATCAAACTTCAGCACCAACGCAGTGGACAGCACCCTGTAAACTGGTTACTTACAATTACGATCAGataatcaaaatatcaaacaaagtAGGCTACTAAACAAGACTATGCGCTGTTAAGTCATaagtaaaaatacacaatattgtatatatatatatatatatatatatatatatatatatatgtgtgtgtgtgtgtgtgtgtgtgtgtgtgtgtgtgtgtaaaagcaaACTATCACACTGATTGTAATTAGAAATAATCTGTCACTCTTACCTCTCCAGAATCTCTCCTCCTGCGATCTGGTATGACTAGAGTATTTCCATTACTGCCCGGGACTATAGTAGAGCCGATACTCATTCTGGGTCCAACTAACATGTACCGTTTGTCTCCAGATCTGTACTGGATGCTGTGACACAGAGTCCCGTCGTAATTTGTATCCTGTAAATACTTGGACGAATAGTCTGTCGATTTAGAGCACTGCATTACAATCAACACGATTATGCTGATGACAAAAAGCACTGAAATCGAGCCCAAAGTGatcatcaaataaaatgtcacgTTGTTTTCCTCCTCgtcttttacaacatttttaatatcagAAGCTGCAAAAGCCTCTTTGGGCTCCACAACTTTGACAATCACAGTCGCTGTTGCTGAGAGTGAAACATTCCCATTGTCTTTGACCAGTATAAGCAGTTTATGCAGGGCCTCGTCTGTTTCTGTGAATGAGCGAAGGGTCCTTATCTGTCCTGTGTAGCGGTCCAAACCAAAGAGACTGTGGTCACtaacttcctgcagtgaaaataaTAACCAGCCGTTGTATCCTATATCTGCGTCATAGGCTCTGACTTTAGTCACCAAATGACCTGCGTTCACATTACGGGGAATCTCTTCCACACCCTCAGCAGAACCGTTAGCGCTGACTGGATATAAGATCACTGGAACGTTGTCGTTCTGATCCAGAATAAACACGTTCACTGTCACGTTACTGCTCAGAGACGGAGTTCCAGAGTCTGTAGCGAGTATGTGGAAGTGAAACTTTTTGACTGTTTCAAAGTCAAAACTTTTGAGAGCACTAATTAAGCCTGTTTCAGAATTGATGTTAAGGAACGAAGTCATGTCACTTTGTGTTTGGTCGCCTCTTACAATAAGATACGTAATatgagcattttcatttttgtcttcaTCAGTGGCGCTTACAGAAAATATGGACTGTCCGGGTGGATTATTTTCAAACAGATAAATCTCAAGAGGGCTGTGGGGGAATTGCGGTGTATTATCGTTGACATCGGACACCTCTATGCTCAGAGATTTTGAAGCTGAAAGAGCTGGGTTTCCTAAATCAGTAGCTGTTACTGTAATGTCATAATGGGACGCAATTTCTCGGTCCAAATTCTCTTTGGTTACTAGAGAATACATGTTCTGCTGAACATATGGTTTCAACTCAAAAGGTACACTCTCTGACAAGCTGCAAACAACTTTACCATTAATCCCTGAATCTCTGTCCGTTATGCTAATAAGAGAAATGACTGTCCCGGGCTTTGAGTCCTCCGAAACAGTATTAGAAAGCGACGTGACCTCAATCTCTGGTTCATTATCATTGACATCAATAATCTTAATGATAACTCTGCAGTCGGTGTTTGATGGAGGGCGCCCTTTATCAGAAGCCATGATGCTCAGACTAAAAATGTCATTCTCCTCAAAATCAATTTTGCCTTTGACACGGATTTCACCTGTCACCTTGTTTAGTTCAAATACATCATGTACTTTTCGCTGCACGTTCCTACTGTAAGCATATTCAACTTCTCCATTAACGCCCTCATCTGGGTCAGTTGCATTAACAAATGTTACAGAAAAACCGGGAGAGGCGTTTTCTTTTAACGTAATAGTGTATGTGTCTCTGTTGCATACTGGACGGTTGTCGTTAACATCGAGGACCGTGACAGTTATATTTAAAGTGCCGGATTTTGGTGGATTTCCACCATCGACTGCAGTCAAAGTTAATACGTGCTTCTCCCGAATCTCCCTAtctaaatgtttctttaaaagaagaaaaggatTTTTATCCACGTACTCACTGTCTCCTATCTCAATATCAAAATGATCATTTTGACTGAGTTGGTAGGAGCGAATTGAATGTATGCCAACGTCTGAATCTCGCGCGGTTGGAAGACCAAAGCGAGTTCCCTTTAAAGTGTTTTCCGCTATTTCAATCTGCAAGTCTTTTTCTGGGAAGGAAGGGAAGTGATCATTAACATCTGTTATTTCAACCTCAACATAGTGAACTTCGAGTGGATTTTCAACTGCAATCTTTAAGTTTAGCAAACATGCGCCATTGCCATCACAAATCTCCTCTCGGTCGATTTTCTTATGAACATATAAGATGCCATTGTTTTGATTTACCTTGAAAAAACTGTCCTTAGATCCAGAAACAATACGGAATCGTCTGTGCTCTAACGAACTGACATCAAGACCGAGATCCTTAGCAATATTTCCCACTTGTGATCCCTCTTTCACCTCCTCCGGAATAGAATATCTGATCTGTGCAGAAACAGGCTGATCACAATGCATCAGCAAACACAAAGCAATCCACCAGTATCCCCATCTGCGCCTTTGTCCATCCTTATCCATCGCGaggaattaaaacaaaaatattccagAACCAGACATGTATTATCAGTGATTACTCTCAAAAAGATAATCCGTGTAGTACCAGAAATCAGGAAATAGTTTAAATTATGTCCTACGTCGCATAGTCAGTCCACCGCAAGCACTATAATTTTCCTCGGCTCACAGTGGCTCCTAAAATGTATAGAACAATGCAGCACTGCGCATGTCACCATTTAGGGCAGGACATAATCTCTCCATCATATCACAGTGCAATACTGACACCGAGCGGTCTACTGTTCATTTCAAACAACCAAtctctaaaatattataaatgattctAAAGGATTTAGCAACTCTGTATCGTGCACGGTAAAGTGTTACATCCCCTGTCGAACccattacaaaaatgaaaataccattaaaaatgtaagtcactataaatgaaaatatagaaatttaaACAGATAATGGACATAAATCCATTCAAAGTACTTAAATAGAAAAGACAAAATGCGTTATTGCTTAAGAAtgcacattaaatacattttcaggaaaaaaaaggtacaaaagttgtcaccgggccttttcaaaaggcacaactttgtacctaaacagtccatattggtaccttaaaggtacattttAGTACCTAGAGtgcacatattagtacctaaaaggtacaaaagtgtaccttttgaaaaggtactgcctcagtgacagcttttgtaccttttttttctgagagtgtaagctaaagtaaacagtattaaatacacatttggaaaaaaaaatagcaattataGGACTTAAGTTTACATGGTTTCAGAAACTTTCGACCACTGACcgtgttttttaatgaaaaaaaaaaagaatgaaaaaagggAATTTCAGCACCAACGCAATGAACAGCTCCATGCGATCCGCGGTTTCTTACAACACGATCAGACAATACAAGCTGTCAAAGTAGGACACTGAAAAGGATTTTTGTGCTGTATAATCATAACTACTTTAAGGCATAACATTTTGCATGAATAACTATTAGGTTTAACAATATCAAAGCAAAACAGTAGCTGTAGTCTAATTAGAATGAATCTGTTATTCTTACCTCTCCAGAATCTCTCCTCCTGCGATCTGGGATCACTAGAGTATTTCCATTACTGCCCGGGACTATAGTAGAGCCGATACTCATTCTGGGTCCAACTAACATGTACCGTTTGTCTCCAGATCTGTACTGGATGCTGTGACACAGAGTCCCGTCGTAATTTGTATCCTGTAAATATTTGGACGAATAGTCTGTCGATTTAGAGCACTGCATTACAATCAACACAATGATGCTGAGAACAAAAAGCACTGAAACCGAGCCCAAAgtgatgatcaaataaaatgtgacGTTGTTTTCCTCTTCGtcttttacagtgtttttcacATCAGAAGCTGCAAAAGCCTCTTTGGGCTCCACAACTTTGACAATCACAGTCGCCGTTGCTGATAGAGAAACGTTCCCATTGTCTTTGACCAGTATGATCAGTTTATGCAAGGCCTCGTCTGTTTCTGTGAATGAACGAAGGGTCCTTATCTGTCCTGTGTAGCGGTCCAAACCAAAGAGACTGTGGTCACtaacttcctgcagtgaaaataaTAACCAGCCGTTGTATCCTATATCTGCGTCATATGCTCTGACTTTAGTCACCAAATGACCTGCGTTCACGTTACGGGGAATCTCTTCCACACCCTCAGCAGAACCGTTAGCGCTGACTGGATGTAAGATCACTGGAACGTTGTCGTTCTGATCTAGAATAAACACGTTCACTGTCACGTTACTGCTCAGAGACGGAGTTCCAGAGTCTGTAGCGAGAACATGGAACTGGAACGTTTTAGCAGTTTCAAAGTCAAAACTTCTTAACGAATAAACAATGCCTGTCTCGGAATTTACGTTTAAGAAAGATGTCAAATCATTATGTGTTCCACCTCCCCTAATTATGTGATAAGATATCACAGCATTTTCAGCTGTGTCTCGATCAGAGGCGCTTACCGAAATGATGGACGAACCGGCTGcattattttccattaaatatAGATTTAGAGGATTTATTAAAAAATCCGGCACATTATCATTCACATCAGATATTTGAACGTTTAGAGTGGTTGATGCAGTCAAAGACGGCTGTCCTAAATCAGAGGCAGTTATTATAATGTCATACTGTGAAATCATCTCTCTATCTAAACGATCTTTTGTCACTAAAGAGTACATATTGTCTTTGAAGGTAGGCTTTAGTTCAAAGggaatatttttgtttaactgaCAAATCACTTTACCATTGATTCCTGCGTCTTTATCAGTCACACTGATGAGAGAAATTACAGTTCCAGGTTTAGAATCTTCAGGGATGTTCTTTGAAAGTGATGTAATCTCAATCTCAGGCCGGTTGTCATTCACATCAATAATCTTAATTACAACTCTACAGTTTGCAGATAGTGGTGGATGTCCTTTATCTGATGCCTGAATATCCAGTTTATAAACTTCTGTTTCTTCAAAGTCAACTTTCCCCTTTACACGTATTTCACCTGTAACCTGATCGAGCTCAAAAACCTCATGCACCTTGCCGTTTAACGTTGCAAAGCTGTATTCGATTTCACTGTTCGGACCATCATCTATATCAGTTGCATTTACTCGAACAACCACAGTGCCAACAGCAGAGTTTTCCTGTAATGTCACAGAATATGTCTCTCGACTAAATACAGGGCGATTATCATTTATATCTAGAATGTTAATTGTAATGTTAAGAGTACCAGATCTCGGAGGATTTCCCCCGTCAACTGCTGTTAAAATCAGCTTGTATGTAGTTGTAATCTCCCTATCAACGGCCTTCTTAAGGACTAAAAAAGGCTTTTTATCTTCATCATTCTCTCTAACTCGAATTTCAAAATGATCATTAGGACTTAACTTATAGGACCGGACTGAATTCGTTCCAGAATCTGGATCTTTGGCAGCCTGTAACTGATAATCAGCGCCAGGGAGCGTATACTCGGAAATTCTAAGTTGATTTTCATTTTCAGCAAAGCTAGGAGAATGATCATTTATATCTGTTATTTCCACTTCTATATAATGGATCTCGAGAGGGTTTTCAATAACGGTTTTTAAATTTACCATGCAAACACCACTGCCAGCACATAAAGACTCTCTGTCGATTTTCTTATGAACGTACAAAACGCCATTTTCCTGACTGATCTGAAAAAGCTCCTCCTTAGATCCAGAAACGATTCGAAAATGCCTGTCCACCAAACTACTTACTTCAAGACCTAAATCCTTAGCAATATTTCCCACAACGGTCCCTTCTTTCACTTCTTCTGGAATCGAATATCTTATCTGAGCTGAAACTTGCTGTCCGATGCcaagaagaaaagaaatacacaaaGCAATCCAGTAGTACTCCCATCTGTGCCTTTGTCCTCCAGCTTCCATCACGCGCGATTAGCAAACGGTTTATCTGGGATCAAATGTATA
The Cyprinus carpio isolate SPL01 chromosome B14, ASM1834038v1, whole genome shotgun sequence DNA segment above includes these coding regions:
- the LOC109101869 gene encoding protocadherin alpha-3-like, with protein sequence MEAGGQRHRWEYYWIALCISFLLGIGQQVSAQIRYSIPEEVKEGTVVGNIAKDLGLEVSSLVDRHFRIVSGSKEELFQISQENGVLYVHKKIDRESLCAGSGVCMVNLKTVIENPLEIHYIEVEITDINDHSPSFAENENQLRISEYTLPGADYQLQAAKDPDSGTNSVRSYKLSPNDHFEIRVRENDEDKKPFLVLKKAVDREITTTYKLILTAVDGGNPPRSGTLNITINILDINDNRPVFSRETYSVTLQENSAVGTVVVRVNATDIDDGPNSEIEYSFATLNGKVHEVFELDQVTGEIRVKGKVDFEETEVYKLDIQASDKGHPPLSANCRVVIKIIDVNDNRPEIEITSLSKNIPEDSKPGTVISLISVTDKDAGINGKVICQLNKNIPFELKPTFKDNMYSLVTKDRLDREMISQYDIIITASDLGQPSLTASTTLNVQISDVNDNVPDFLINPLNLYLMENNAAGSSIISVSASDRDTAENAVISYHIIRGGGTHNDLTSFLNVNSETGIVYSLRSFDFETAKTFQFHVLATDSGTPSLSSNVTVNVFILDQNDNVPVILHPVSANGSAEGVEEIPRNVNAGHLVTKVRAYDADIGYNGWLLFSLQEVSDHSLFGLDRYTGQIRTLRSFTETDEALHKLIILVKDNGNVSLSATATVIVKVVEPKEAFAASDVKNTVKDEEENNVTFYLIITLGSVSVLFVLSIIVLIVMQCSKSTDYSSKYLQDTNYDGTLCHSIQYRSGDKRYMLVGPRMSIGSTIVPGSNGNTLVIPDRRRRDSGEVRITDSF